A window from Candidatus Nitrosotenuis uzonensis encodes these proteins:
- a CDS encoding 2'-5' RNA ligase family protein → MTYSIWLEPSAKDKKYLQNIIYDLAKQYKAPQFTPHITLYSGINNARLTRKAVHDCRHITKMKVRVTGIRHSGYIWKTLYFDVGTSKKLAELNRILAKRLGNHAKYRFRPHISLIYKKLPNATRRQIAKEITLKNTLEFAKISIIKSSNVVRNWTPIMKISLK, encoded by the coding sequence ATGACATATTCAATCTGGCTTGAACCATCGGCAAAAGACAAAAAATATCTTCAAAACATAATTTATGATCTTGCAAAACAATACAAGGCACCACAGTTTACGCCGCACATCACACTGTACAGCGGAATCAATAATGCCCGACTGACAAGAAAAGCAGTGCATGATTGCAGACACATTACAAAGATGAAAGTAAGAGTTACTGGCATCCGACATTCTGGGTATATCTGGAAGACACTCTATTTTGATGTAGGAACATCAAAGAAGCTGGCCGAGCTGAATAGAATACTAGCAAAACGTCTTGGCAATCATGCAAAGTACCGCTTTCGACCACACATAAGTCTGATCTACAAGAAATTGCCTAATGCAACAAGGAGGCAGATCGCAAAAGAGATTACATTAAAAAACACACTCGAATTTGCCAAGATCTCGATTATAAAATCATCAAACGTGGTCCGAAACTGGACCCCTATCATGAAAATCTCACTGAAATGA
- a CDS encoding O-methyltransferase, which translates to MRKSIKKIIDELEEKSRKERTKRYDVKPEDRMLAITYETGQFIHSLIVGIRAKSALELGTSTGYSTLWITDAILTHYKTPRITTIERNPKKIERAIRNFKRAGVSRFIRIRRNEIGNVLKGLPRNAKFDFVLIDADKENVIEYARLIIPHLKDGGVMVTDNMLYPKKYRKMMHQYSTYLASRQNLQTCTLAIGNGQEITVKKG; encoded by the coding sequence TTGAGAAAATCTATTAAAAAAATCATTGACGAATTGGAAGAAAAATCAAGAAAAGAGAGAACGAAAAGATACGACGTAAAGCCAGAAGACAGGATGCTGGCAATCACGTACGAGACAGGACAGTTCATTCATTCCCTAATTGTTGGAATTAGAGCCAAAAGCGCACTTGAGCTTGGCACGTCAACTGGATATTCCACTTTGTGGATAACAGATGCTATCCTAACACACTATAAAACCCCAAGAATAACTACTATTGAGAGAAATCCAAAAAAGATAGAACGCGCCATACGCAATTTTAAGCGTGCGGGCGTATCACGATTCATCAGAATAAGGAGGAATGAAATCGGAAATGTACTAAAGGGCCTTCCAAGGAACGCCAAGTTTGATTTTGTCCTAATTGATGCAGACAAGGAAAATGTCATAGAATACGCAAGACTCATCATTCCACACCTAAAAGATGGAGGTGTCATGGTAACTGATAACATGCTGTATCCTAAAAAATACCGCAAGATGATGCACCAGTATTCAACGTACCTTGCATCAAGGCAGAATCTGCAGACATGCACGTTGGCCATAGGTAACGGCCAAGAGATCACTGTGAAGAAGGGTTAG
- a CDS encoding DUF6659 family protein: MNAYKHIPLIQVVENIIGLDSTMRFAAIIDLKGNILESIMKEGKTSLKSQKEEEHFCMQVAQRRKMRKEFDKTLGKVRYVNVERERVSQIVIYTRRKTIYFTMEPEVSPTKKMSIINRVKKITSHL, translated from the coding sequence TTGAATGCATACAAGCACATCCCGTTGATACAGGTTGTCGAGAATATAATCGGTCTTGATTCTACAATGCGCTTTGCGGCAATCATTGACCTGAAAGGAAACATACTAGAGTCCATAATGAAAGAAGGAAAGACCTCACTCAAATCCCAAAAAGAAGAGGAGCATTTTTGTATGCAGGTGGCGCAAAGACGCAAAATGCGCAAAGAGTTTGATAAGACACTGGGTAAGGTCCGCTACGTAAATGTGGAGCGTGAGCGCGTTTCTCAGATTGTAATCTATACTAGGAGAAAGACAATTTATTTTACCATGGAGCCTGAGGTCAGCCCGACCAAAAAAATGTCGATCATCAACCGGGTCAAAAAAATAACGTCGCATCTGTAG
- a CDS encoding DUF5615 family PIN-like protein, with product MKILVDEMDDGWDEKLRSLGYDAYSVKKLIGEGKKLHTDYSVINYAKENNMILITRDTESGHACFENNLPCVLLDNNEIFKIVVEKLKQFN from the coding sequence TTGAAGATACTGGTCGACGAGATGGATGACGGGTGGGATGAGAAACTACGATCGCTCGGTTATGATGCATATTCTGTTAAAAAGCTCATAGGCGAGGGCAAGAAACTGCACACTGATTATTCGGTCATAAATTATGCGAAGGAAAATAACATGATATTGATAACACGCGATACTGAGAGCGGACATGCATGCTTTGAGAACAACCTTCCATGCGTCCTGTTGGACAACAACGAGATATTCAAGATAGTCGTTGAAAAGCTAAAACAGTTCAACTAA
- a CDS encoding cupin domain-containing protein yields MELIYEKESTDARGKILFLSYGQKRINIVEIKKGFSRGGHYHDFDTIHYILSGTIEYREKDIMTAKEQVRTVTAPDIIRIPAMAAHLLTAIDDTIFAEEMSQNYTATEYPEYRKIVTEKMT; encoded by the coding sequence ATGGAATTAATTTATGAAAAGGAATCAACTGACGCAAGAGGGAAAATACTGTTCCTATCATACGGCCAAAAAAGAATAAACATTGTAGAAATAAAAAAAGGATTCTCACGTGGAGGACACTATCATGACTTTGACACTATTCATTACATCCTTTCAGGTACAATTGAGTATAGAGAAAAAGACATAATGACTGCAAAAGAACAGGTTCGCACAGTGACTGCACCTGATATAATACGCATTCCTGCGATGGCGGCCCATCTACTCACAGCAATAGACGATACGATATTTGCAGAAGAAATGTCGCAAAACTATACTGCGACCGAGTATCCTGAATATCGCAAAATCGTAACTGAAAAAATGACATGA
- a CDS encoding formate--phosphoribosylaminoimidazolecarboxamide ligase family protein — protein sequence MIRPAEIHKIVKEYSSFRIGVLGSHSALEIMDGAKDEGLQTVVICQKGRDAPYRRFQRIADEIIVVDKFQDMASAKMQKLFNDTNTIIIPHRALTAYLGYDVIENKFKVPIFGNRSLFQAEERSFSKNQYHLLEKSKVRFPRLFRDPKKIDRPAIVKVQEKTRKMERAFFTVSSYEDYKQKSEERIRKGIIRREDLKKASIEELVLGTYMNFNYFHTPISEQVDFIGIERRLQTNLYDFNSLPAKQQMDIDVDIQNIEVGHTPASIRESLLEKVIEIGDKFVAGVRRIYPPGIIGPFSLQSVITKDLELVVYDVSLRVPGNPIVATTSPYTKYQYGETFGVGRRIAMELKRAYELGRLDKVLT from the coding sequence ATGATAAGGCCCGCTGAGATTCACAAGATAGTAAAAGAGTATTCCAGTTTTAGAATAGGCGTTCTTGGCAGTCATTCGGCCCTTGAGATAATGGATGGGGCAAAGGATGAAGGACTGCAGACTGTAGTGATATGCCAAAAAGGCAGGGATGCCCCATACAGGAGATTCCAGAGAATTGCAGATGAGATCATAGTGGTCGACAAATTTCAGGACATGGCATCTGCAAAAATGCAAAAATTATTCAATGACACCAATACGATAATCATTCCCCACAGGGCTCTCACAGCATACCTTGGATATGATGTAATAGAGAACAAGTTCAAGGTGCCGATTTTTGGCAACCGTTCACTGTTTCAAGCAGAGGAGCGAAGTTTTTCAAAGAACCAGTATCATCTGCTTGAAAAATCGAAGGTAAGATTTCCGCGACTCTTCAGGGATCCAAAAAAGATAGACAGGCCTGCAATTGTCAAGGTGCAGGAAAAGACACGCAAGATGGAACGGGCCTTCTTTACTGTATCATCGTATGAGGACTATAAGCAAAAGTCAGAGGAGAGAATAAGAAAAGGAATTATCAGAAGGGAAGATCTCAAAAAGGCCAGCATCGAGGAGCTAGTTCTTGGAACATACATGAACTTTAATTATTTTCACACACCAATATCAGAGCAGGTCGACTTTATCGGAATTGAAAGGAGATTGCAGACAAACCTGTACGACTTTAACTCTCTCCCGGCAAAACAGCAGATGGATATTGACGTTGACATACAGAACATCGAGGTAGGGCACACACCTGCAAGCATAAGAGAATCTTTACTTGAGAAAGTAATAGAAATTGGGGACAAGTTCGTCGCAGGAGTCAGAAGGATTTATCCGCCTGGAATCATAGGACCGTTCTCGCTCCAGAGTGTCATAACAAAGGACCTTGAGCTTGTAGTGTACGACGTATCTCTGAGGGTGCCAGGAAACCCGATTGTAGCAACAACATCGCCTTACACAAAATACCAATATGGCGAAACATTTGGAGTTGGCAGAAGAATAGCAATGGAGCTCAAAAGGGCCTACGAGCTTGGGCGATTAGATAAAGTCCTGACCTAG
- a CDS encoding bifunctional nuclease family protein has product MNIDQKQDPDYSTAKISYVGFIDPYALEGIIVLQSDDKKEFHMRAFSGEVARHIKSFVEGKRDGLPTIYNLIEQLCEENEILLVKTKVYESGSVLRANLYFTGKKDIVLRNYRASDAVALAAFYNIPILVRKTLLKEPVEA; this is encoded by the coding sequence TTGAACATAGACCAGAAACAAGATCCGGACTATTCCACCGCAAAGATCTCCTACGTCGGTTTTATCGATCCATATGCGCTTGAGGGAATAATCGTCCTGCAATCAGATGACAAAAAAGAATTTCACATGAGAGCATTTTCAGGAGAGGTTGCAAGACACATCAAAAGCTTTGTGGAGGGAAAAAGAGACGGATTGCCCACCATATACAATCTGATCGAACAACTGTGCGAGGAAAACGAGATACTGCTTGTCAAAACCAAGGTGTATGAGAGTGGTAGTGTTCTTAGAGCAAACCTGTACTTTACGGGGAAAAAAGACATCGTACTTAGAAACTACAGGGCATCTGATGCAGTTGCACTGGCAGCATTCTACAATATCCCAATTCTTGTCAGAAAGACGCTTCTAAAAGAGCCAGTCGAAGCCTAG